In Sulfurovum xiamenensis, a genomic segment contains:
- a CDS encoding DUF6701 domain-containing protein, whose product MFKNKIILFILCTYFAFGAGLEIYKSASPQYIEGNRTIHYTLTIRNTSNVNTYDPITIEDNLEDGFFSDATVNIIDDGNFSCDVNTSDTNSEITCTGSMTPGGIKFIDYDVLAPDQGMQLTNEASVIYNNSVADTASVTVTIFPSYFGDLDYNRDVCYVPTLPLEDQICYQAGAFLYGPDCNTSVTILRSTDQELNNVHIFKAYTSVITSDECYVVENGNTCGIEKDLDNLLNRDSSSYFKEAFNEAHDFSLGDLSADMNRTLVDVNTVPAGRGQNAGTTFEYIALIAQYNLPGEEDTIEEYVYPCDNVYYVPPPLTQQTGAGLNDVRLLNEDITVANPAQYIDYLTYPKVGTKIVNQPFLLGVTYLDADGNPADYNGEFGEGNNLRTIDAGIILDYIDHNGNTQVLWSGALPPDPDPHPDHILTLPNYSNDNNQNPYPVIKEAWRDLNIHMQFIDYGNFFRAVENLNCAQSSLESSLCIVPACLNSAQQITNVFPIENYPHISTCLYGDGGGAAPCDSNAYLGNCGGKTTTISPHKYDTDYGCAQCIADATAPDINIRFSVRPKDFSLNVPVWQNGLNKAGVDYPIDLNATTGDPSDTQSDYYSALPAWQLKGNDHPEAIAVIVPEIDPTLSCPDENSYSQTINFYTIDGNDIDTAPGGQSTSTINYPNVGKVKLVIMDQNWTFIDQNRSTCIINSNETNPYLDAYGRVGCMIKTEKSMIFIPDHFNIDANLTDHNEITNFTYLHDINAYENDDNYSMAASLTVDIKAMGGDNNVTTNYIETCYAKDTNLTLVLDSTDISYPGATPAVTHFLYYNPVEDDGTDNSGEGNYSFPTPITSPITLPSLPIENMAATFPADAPDGNGTSHIEYKLNFDRKEDLVVNPFKMDLSGLNIIDTDGVEAGAVTLTDTIVTYYYARSRASKFFYEDITGSNLDTPIIIDVYCDLSPTACSTTGIDTVLGRINEPNWYVSTGHTPADGNITLMVGDPLIEGTGTPTVNNTSNPDPTDITSWTSGIANTVNVATNGSAVPLTVPIEIVRETDTPTPSIYSNEWLIYNPDDPIPLSPFYKVRFIGDSAWTGVGDTGYVVDINASKKKSKRMDW is encoded by the coding sequence ATGTTTAAAAATAAAATTATACTATTTATATTATGTACTTATTTTGCTTTTGGAGCTGGGTTAGAAATCTATAAATCTGCATCGCCTCAATATATTGAGGGTAACAGAACCATACACTATACATTAACGATCAGAAATACTTCAAATGTTAATACCTATGATCCCATAACTATCGAAGATAACCTGGAAGATGGATTTTTTTCTGATGCCACTGTTAATATCATAGATGATGGAAATTTTTCTTGTGACGTAAATACAAGTGATACAAACTCAGAGATCACATGTACAGGAAGCATGACACCAGGTGGAATCAAATTTATAGATTATGATGTACTTGCTCCAGATCAAGGTATGCAGCTAACCAATGAAGCATCTGTCATCTATAACAATAGTGTAGCCGATACTGCCAGTGTCACGGTGACCATATTCCCAAGCTATTTTGGTGATTTGGATTATAACCGAGATGTATGTTATGTCCCTACTCTTCCTTTAGAAGACCAAATCTGTTATCAGGCAGGGGCATTTTTATATGGTCCCGACTGTAATACCTCTGTTACTATTCTCAGAAGTACGGATCAAGAACTTAACAATGTGCATATCTTTAAAGCATATACTTCTGTGATAACCAGTGATGAATGTTATGTAGTAGAAAATGGTAATACATGTGGAATAGAAAAAGATCTTGATAATCTTCTTAACAGAGATTCCAGTTCATATTTTAAAGAAGCATTTAATGAGGCACATGACTTTAGTTTAGGTGACCTATCAGCAGATATGAATCGTACGCTTGTAGATGTCAATACCGTACCAGCAGGGCGAGGGCAAAATGCAGGTACAACATTTGAATATATTGCTTTAATCGCCCAGTACAACCTTCCAGGTGAGGAAGATACCATTGAAGAGTATGTCTATCCTTGTGATAATGTTTACTATGTCCCACCTCCACTTACCCAGCAAACTGGTGCTGGTTTGAATGATGTTAGACTGCTCAATGAAGATATCACAGTAGCAAATCCCGCTCAGTACATTGACTATCTTACCTATCCTAAAGTAGGAACAAAAATAGTCAATCAGCCATTCCTTTTAGGGGTAACATATCTGGATGCCGATGGGAATCCAGCAGACTATAATGGTGAATTTGGAGAGGGTAACAATCTTAGAACTATAGATGCTGGTATTATTTTAGACTATATAGACCATAATGGGAACACTCAAGTACTATGGTCAGGTGCACTACCACCTGATCCGGATCCACATCCAGACCATATACTAACACTTCCAAACTATAGTAATGATAATAACCAAAACCCATATCCTGTCATCAAAGAGGCATGGAGAGATCTTAATATCCATATGCAATTCATCGACTATGGTAATTTTTTCAGAGCTGTTGAAAATCTTAATTGTGCGCAAAGTTCACTTGAAAGTTCTCTTTGTATTGTGCCTGCCTGTTTGAACTCTGCACAACAGATCACCAACGTATTTCCTATTGAGAACTATCCTCATATTTCCACCTGCCTCTATGGAGATGGTGGAGGAGCAGCACCTTGTGATTCAAATGCATATTTAGGAAACTGTGGAGGTAAAACAACAACCATTTCACCACACAAATATGATACAGACTATGGTTGCGCACAGTGTATAGCTGATGCCACGGCTCCAGATATTAATATCAGATTCTCTGTTCGTCCAAAAGATTTTTCTCTGAACGTACCTGTATGGCAAAATGGACTGAATAAAGCTGGTGTAGACTACCCTATTGATCTCAATGCGACGACTGGTGATCCTAGTGATACTCAATCTGACTATTACAGTGCTTTACCAGCGTGGCAACTAAAAGGTAACGATCATCCAGAAGCGATTGCAGTGATCGTACCGGAAATAGATCCAACTCTCTCCTGTCCAGATGAGAACAGTTACTCTCAGACCATAAACTTTTATACAATTGATGGTAATGATATTGATACTGCTCCTGGAGGTCAATCTACTAGCACGATAAACTATCCGAATGTAGGTAAAGTCAAACTTGTTATTATGGATCAGAACTGGACCTTTATAGACCAAAATAGATCCACCTGTATCATCAATAGTAACGAAACAAATCCTTACCTAGATGCATACGGACGAGTGGGATGTATGATAAAGACTGAAAAATCCATGATTTTTATACCTGATCATTTTAATATTGATGCCAATTTAACGGATCATAATGAAATCACTAATTTTACCTATCTTCATGATATCAACGCCTATGAAAATGATGACAATTATTCTATGGCTGCTTCTTTAACTGTGGATATCAAAGCTATGGGAGGAGATAACAATGTCACAACCAACTATATAGAAACCTGTTATGCGAAAGATACCAATCTCACATTGGTATTAGACAGTACAGATATTAGCTACCCTGGTGCTACACCTGCAGTGACACACTTTCTTTACTATAACCCTGTAGAAGATGATGGTACGGACAATAGTGGAGAAGGAAATTACAGTTTCCCTACACCTATAACCAGTCCTATCACTCTTCCATCACTGCCGATTGAAAATATGGCAGCAACCTTCCCTGCTGATGCACCAGATGGTAATGGTACATCACATATCGAATACAAACTAAATTTTGATAGAAAAGAGGATTTGGTAGTCAACCCTTTCAAAATGGACTTGTCTGGTCTTAATATCATTGATACAGATGGTGTAGAAGCAGGAGCAGTCACACTGACAGATACAATTGTCACTTACTATTATGCAAGATCAAGAGCGTCTAAATTCTTCTATGAAGATATCACCGGGTCTAATCTTGACACACCTATTATAATAGATGTTTATTGTGACTTATCTCCTACAGCTTGTAGTACTACTGGCATTGACACAGTTCTTGGAAGAATAAACGAACCAAATTGGTATGTCTCCACAGGTCACACCCCTGCTGATGGGAACATAACATTGATGGTTGGTGATCCACTCATCGAAGGTACCGGTACACCGACAGTCAATAATACAAGTAATCCAGATCCTACAGATATTACTAGTTGGACTAGTGGTATAGCTAATACTGTCAATGTCGCTACGAATGGATCAGCTGTTCCTCTAACTGTACCAATTGAGATTGTAAGAGAAACCGATACGCCTACTCCATCCATTTACTCTAATGAGTGGTTAATATATAACCCGGATGATCCGATACCTCTTAGTCCCTTTTATAAAGTACGTTTCATTGGTGACTCTGCTTGGACAGGTGTAGGTGATACTGGTTATGTAGTAGATATCAATGCAAGTAAAAAGAAATCAAAAAGAATGGATTGGTAA
- a CDS encoding type IV pilin protein, translating to MMYKTFTSFKRAFTMLELVLVITILGIVASIGSSAIANVYESYIVQRAVHRASNKAELAAMQIANRLAYRISSSVIGRVGPATTPVPLEQVPDDSYNVLEWIAYDNDSFSAQSTPGWSGYCDLNDTVNTTKTTISTPGSNLSTTNSIIGELSSGTKNISNAAIIFDGHEYSPTTNYIAGCMGFTDSTCISPVASVSGTTITIEDNNEKVMTDQYKLAWSAYALVPVGNTLTLRYNYQPWDGTQSSNGSSRVLVDKFVSFRFKGDGDTIRFKLCIEEEIAADEKITICKEKAVIR from the coding sequence ATGATGTATAAAACTTTTACTTCGTTTAAACGTGCTTTTACCATGCTAGAATTGGTCTTGGTTATTACTATATTAGGTATCGTAGCATCAATTGGGTCATCTGCCATTGCCAACGTTTACGAGAGTTATATTGTCCAAAGAGCTGTTCATCGTGCAAGTAATAAAGCCGAACTTGCAGCCATGCAGATTGCTAATAGATTAGCTTATCGTATTTCAAGTTCTGTCATAGGTAGAGTAGGTCCTGCTACTACACCAGTACCTCTTGAGCAAGTTCCTGATGACAGTTACAATGTTTTAGAATGGATTGCATATGACAACGATAGTTTCAGTGCACAAAGTACGCCGGGGTGGAGTGGATATTGTGATCTGAACGATACAGTCAATACAACAAAGACAACCATATCCACACCTGGTTCTAATCTTAGTACAACAAATAGCATTATTGGAGAACTTAGCAGTGGTACTAAAAATATTAGTAATGCTGCAATCATCTTTGATGGGCATGAGTACAGCCCTACCACAAATTACATTGCAGGATGTATGGGGTTTACAGATAGTACATGTATCTCTCCAGTAGCCTCTGTAAGTGGTACTACTATTACCATTGAAGACAACAATGAAAAAGTCATGACAGACCAGTATAAACTTGCTTGGAGTGCCTATGCCCTAGTACCTGTAGGGAATACTCTCACATTGCGATATAACTACCAGCCGTGGGATGGAACGCAAAGTTCCAATGGTAGTTCCCGTGTACTTGTCGATAAATTTGTCTCTTTTAGATTTAAAGGTGATGGAGATACCATACGCTTTAAACTTTGTATAGAAGAAGAGATAGCAGCTGACGAGAAGATCACAATCTGTAAAGAAAAGGCGGTTATCCGATGA
- a CDS encoding type II secretion system protein, whose amino-acid sequence MRQAFSLITAIFIIVLMATVGAFILNISAKSVKSTVLQYKREQAILYAKSYTELAIMDATTAAANNTANRTINGTAAGNYTITATSKPISDSDFIIVDVSVSYPDYDSAIPVVYFRRTLQKL is encoded by the coding sequence ATGAGACAAGCATTTTCATTGATCACAGCAATATTTATTATTGTTCTAATGGCAACCGTAGGTGCATTTATACTTAATATATCTGCAAAATCTGTTAAATCTACAGTGCTTCAGTATAAAAGGGAACAAGCTATTCTCTATGCTAAAAGCTATACAGAACTTGCTATTATGGATGCAACTACCGCCGCAGCAAATAATACGGCAAACCGAACTATAAATGGTACTGCTGCTGGAAATTATACGATTACTGCAACCAGTAAGCCTATTTCTGATTCAGACTTCATCATTGTTGATGTCAGTGTAAGTTATCCTGATTATGATAGTGCAATACCTGTTGTATATTTTAGAAGAACATTACAAAAATTATAA
- a CDS encoding pilus assembly FimT family protein gives MKKQAFTMIELVMVIVVLGILAALAMPRLDRDLRQEAKDNILSAIRYTQHLALIDDKTVPGTNWQTTLWKITFSTSGDNLENFYTVSSDANLNGSVDKAETAIDPANGKYMFTDDSTIDADESPNIFIGKTYGIINMTFNGGCSNEDPDIGFDNLGRPHNDIADAENDYDEYMNSDCIIQFNFADASITPLTVTIATETGHVSAN, from the coding sequence ATGAAGAAACAAGCCTTCACAATGATAGAACTTGTCATGGTTATTGTTGTCCTAGGTATACTCGCAGCACTTGCCATGCCAAGATTGGATCGTGATCTAAGACAGGAGGCAAAGGACAATATCCTTTCGGCAATCCGATATACTCAACATTTGGCACTTATTGATGATAAAACTGTTCCAGGTACAAATTGGCAAACAACGCTCTGGAAGATCACTTTCTCAACCTCAGGAGACAATTTGGAAAATTTCTATACAGTTTCATCCGATGCTAACCTCAATGGTTCTGTAGATAAAGCTGAAACTGCCATAGATCCTGCCAATGGTAAATATATGTTTACTGATGATAGTACTATTGATGCTGATGAAAGCCCTAATATCTTTATAGGAAAAACATATGGTATCATAAATATGACTTTTAATGGTGGATGTTCAAATGAAGATCCTGATATTGGATTTGACAACCTAGGTAGGCCACATAATGATATAGCCGATGCTGAAAATGACTACGATGAATACATGAATTCAGACTGTATAATCCAGTTTAACTTTGCAGACGCTTCGATTACACCACTTACTGTAACCATTGCCACTGAAACAGGGCATGTAAGTGCGAATTAA
- the hpf gene encoding ribosome hibernation-promoting factor, HPF/YfiA family encodes MNKSITGRHFELTEPIKTYAEAAIDSLEKYHLDIISASTVISASEKNGKKGFVTEFIINLKDKNTIVITQVDKDVYAAMDLAIERVKKSLRRHADKIKDHKIMSFRDLGEEAEAVSELTTEEVEIVPMDLELHKPLDFDEAIEALQAEKKRQFIVFNDNEGLMRVMYKRADGRFGLY; translated from the coding sequence ATGAACAAAAGTATAACGGGAAGACATTTCGAACTTACTGAGCCTATCAAGACTTATGCTGAAGCAGCTATTGATAGCCTGGAAAAATATCACTTAGACATTATTTCTGCAAGTACTGTGATCTCAGCGAGTGAAAAGAATGGGAAAAAAGGCTTTGTCACAGAGTTCATTATTAACCTTAAAGATAAAAATACGATCGTTATCACCCAAGTAGATAAAGATGTGTATGCCGCTATGGATCTGGCCATAGAAAGAGTGAAAAAATCACTTAGAAGACATGCCGATAAAATAAAAGATCATAAAATTATGAGTTTTAGGGATCTGGGAGAAGAAGCTGAAGCTGTCAGTGAATTAACAACAGAGGAAGTAGAGATTGTCCCAATGGACCTCGAGTTACATAAACCATTGGATTTTGATGAAGCGATAGAGGCACTACAAGCTGAGAAAAAAAGACAATTTATTGTCTTTAATGACAATGAGGGATTGATGCGTGTCATGTATAAAAGAGCGGATGGTAGATTCGGACTTTATTAA
- the recG gene encoding ATP-dependent DNA helicase RecG codes for MEEAKQLFKKLKIHSLLDLALIIPTSYNDTTLSTTLELGKINTIEAKVVDSSVYAGKLRVTFNLTRSGRRLSSTFFRVTPYHHKLFEVGSSHVIQGRLEEYKGYLQMSQPKSIKTIGKITPKYKTVLKESEISSLIECYVNEQNLYHEGLDSKEVSTLMHIHFPKSMEEVYEGTTFKPDFISVLKFVEAYNHMKKLRGKRADFPAHRSLTGSIESFVNHLPFTLTHEQQEVIAQIRSDLAREDKAAKRMVVGDVGSGKTMVILASVMMALPHKSILMAPTSLLALQLYEEACKHLPKDIKVALVMQGKDQGNYKEADFIIGTHALLFKEDLPQASLVMVDEQHRFGTKQRQSLEALVSAGEKKPHFIQFSATPIPRTQAMMESELLDVSLIATTPFEREVLTQTISKQDFPNLLTHIKDEIAQKHQVLIIYPLVEESSEVPYQSLEESRGFWEEKFENVYVTHGKDKDKEDVLLEFREKGDILLATTVVEVGISLPRLTLIVIVGAERLGLATLHQLRGRVGRNGLKSWCYLYSNSTENFRLEQFARTNNGFDIAKLDLKFRDSGDILDGTIQSGQRFKWLDMAEDEAIVSRAKNRLKSVGI; via the coding sequence ATGGAAGAGGCAAAACAACTTTTTAAAAAACTCAAAATTCACTCTTTGCTTGATCTAGCACTGATTATCCCGACTTCTTACAACGATACGACACTTTCAACTACCCTGGAGCTAGGTAAGATCAATACCATTGAGGCCAAAGTAGTTGATTCGAGTGTTTACGCGGGAAAATTGCGTGTCACTTTTAATCTCACTCGATCAGGCAGACGGCTCTCTTCTACATTTTTTAGGGTCACCCCGTACCACCATAAACTTTTTGAAGTAGGGTCAAGCCATGTGATACAAGGCAGATTGGAAGAGTATAAGGGTTACTTGCAAATGTCACAGCCCAAATCCATCAAAACGATAGGAAAAATAACACCCAAGTACAAAACTGTACTCAAAGAGAGTGAGATCTCTTCACTTATTGAGTGTTATGTTAATGAACAAAATCTCTATCATGAAGGTTTGGACAGTAAAGAGGTTTCTACACTGATGCATATACATTTTCCAAAAAGTATGGAAGAGGTGTATGAGGGTACGACCTTCAAGCCTGACTTTATCAGTGTACTGAAGTTTGTTGAAGCCTACAATCATATGAAAAAATTACGGGGTAAAAGAGCAGATTTCCCTGCACACAGATCACTGACAGGCAGTATAGAATCATTTGTGAATCATTTGCCTTTTACGCTGACACACGAACAACAGGAGGTCATAGCACAGATACGATCGGATTTGGCAAGAGAAGACAAAGCAGCCAAACGCATGGTCGTTGGTGATGTGGGTTCTGGTAAAACGATGGTGATACTTGCCTCAGTGATGATGGCACTACCGCATAAGAGTATATTGATGGCACCTACATCACTGCTTGCACTGCAACTCTATGAAGAGGCATGTAAACATTTGCCAAAAGATATCAAAGTGGCACTGGTCATGCAAGGCAAAGACCAGGGAAATTACAAAGAGGCAGATTTTATCATTGGAACTCATGCACTGCTATTTAAAGAAGACCTGCCCCAGGCTTCTTTGGTCATGGTCGATGAACAACACCGTTTTGGTACTAAGCAGCGACAGAGTTTGGAAGCGTTGGTCAGTGCAGGTGAGAAAAAACCGCACTTTATACAGTTCTCAGCTACCCCGATACCAAGAACACAGGCGATGATGGAGTCTGAACTTCTTGATGTCAGTCTCATCGCTACCACACCTTTTGAACGTGAAGTCTTGACTCAGACCATAAGTAAGCAGGATTTTCCCAATCTTTTGACACATATCAAAGATGAGATTGCCCAAAAGCATCAGGTGCTCATCATCTACCCTTTGGTAGAAGAGAGTAGTGAGGTTCCGTATCAGTCTTTGGAAGAGAGTCGGGGCTTTTGGGAAGAGAAGTTTGAGAATGTCTATGTCACACATGGTAAGGATAAGGATAAAGAGGATGTATTACTTGAATTCAGAGAAAAAGGGGATATACTCTTAGCCACAACAGTGGTTGAAGTGGGTATCTCATTGCCAAGGCTTACACTTATCGTGATCGTAGGTGCAGAACGGCTTGGACTTGCTACACTGCATCAACTCAGGGGTAGGGTAGGCCGTAATGGGCTAAAGAGCTGGTGTTATCTTTACTCCAACAGTACAGAGAATTTCAGGCTTGAACAGTTTGCACGAACGAACAATGGTTTTGATATCGCGAAACTGGATCTGAAATTTCGTGACAGTGGTGATATACTGGACGGTACGATACAAAGCGGTCAGCGGTTCAAATGGCTGGATATGGCTGAAGATGAAGCAATCGTTTCAAGGGCAAAAAATAGATTGAAAAGTGTGGGAATTTGA
- a CDS encoding M16 family metallopeptidase has translation MAAFVQEIEIKGSKVPVVFEQEKYLPIVSIQLIFQNAGHLSNTKDGLADMSARLMNEGTSKEGSVGFATKLDAHAVEIGAHVGRESFVIEVSSLKSEFPYAVERLEELLKDPNYTKEALSHIKHQKIGWLTQKKSDFDYIAGTSLRETLFKGSVLARPYDGTIESIESISLEDIQTFISTHLGYNNAIGVVGGDITLDEAQGYLTKLLAVLPKVEEKEIKSIQASDKKEVVLIDEDTQQAYIYFGAPFNYSYKEKDQYLAKIAEYLLGGAGFGSRLMEEIRVKRGLTYGVYSSFRRTKPVSYLSGYMQTKLSTQDEAKDLIQEVVDTFVKEGITQKELDDTKKFLLGSEPLRTETLSQRLHRAYNDYYYGRPLDFSKEQLKKIESVTLDEVNAFIKAHTELSDITFSIVTKKEAAPKK, from the coding sequence ATGGCAGCATTCGTTCAAGAGATCGAGATTAAAGGAAGTAAAGTACCTGTTGTATTTGAACAAGAGAAGTACCTTCCTATCGTATCCATCCAACTGATCTTTCAAAATGCAGGACATTTGAGTAATACCAAAGATGGTTTGGCTGATATGTCTGCAAGGCTCATGAATGAAGGTACCTCTAAAGAGGGAAGTGTAGGATTCGCTACAAAACTTGATGCACATGCCGTAGAGATCGGTGCACATGTAGGACGTGAGAGTTTTGTGATAGAGGTCTCTTCATTAAAAAGTGAATTTCCTTATGCAGTAGAGCGTCTGGAAGAACTTTTAAAAGATCCAAATTACACCAAAGAAGCACTGTCTCACATTAAACATCAAAAGATAGGTTGGCTGACACAAAAGAAGAGTGATTTTGATTATATCGCAGGGACTTCTTTGCGTGAAACACTTTTTAAAGGGAGCGTTTTAGCCAGACCGTATGACGGTACGATCGAGAGTATAGAGAGTATATCATTGGAGGATATTCAGACATTTATCTCTACACATTTAGGGTATAACAATGCCATAGGTGTTGTGGGCGGTGATATTACTTTGGATGAAGCCCAAGGGTATCTGACAAAACTTCTTGCAGTATTGCCAAAAGTGGAAGAGAAAGAAATAAAAAGTATTCAAGCTTCAGATAAAAAAGAAGTGGTACTCATCGATGAAGATACCCAACAGGCCTATATCTATTTTGGTGCACCGTTCAACTATAGTTATAAAGAAAAAGATCAATACCTCGCCAAGATAGCAGAGTATCTTCTTGGGGGCGCCGGGTTTGGTTCACGTCTGATGGAGGAGATACGTGTAAAACGCGGGCTCACCTATGGTGTCTATTCGTCATTCAGACGTACAAAACCGGTTTCTTATTTGAGTGGATATATGCAAACAAAGCTTAGTACGCAAGATGAGGCAAAAGATCTGATACAAGAAGTGGTAGACACCTTTGTCAAAGAGGGTATCACCCAAAAAGAGCTTGATGATACGAAGAAGTTTTTACTTGGTTCTGAGCCCTTACGTACAGAAACACTTTCCCAGAGACTGCATAGAGCCTATAATGACTATTACTATGGGAGACCGCTTGATTTTAGTAAAGAGCAGTTAAAAAAGATCGAGTCTGTTACACTGGACGAGGTCAATGCCTTTATTAAAGCACATACAGAATTGTCAGATATTACTTTCAGCATTGTCACAAAAAAGGAAGCTGCTCCTAAAAAATAA
- a CDS encoding dehypoxanthine futalosine cyclase — MTIRTNSAHKRMSIDEAVELIENADLKTLGKMALARKKEMHPKGVTTFVVDRNINYTNICWVDCKFCAFYTHEKKEDAYILSFDEIDQKIDELLAIGGTQILFQGGVHPKLQIEWYEDLVEHISKKYPQVTIHGFSSIEIDYIANRSKISISEVLRRLKAKGLSSIPGAGAEILSDRVRDIIAPKKHDKDTWLEVHRQAHKLGIKSTATMMYGTVETTREIVEHWDYIRQLQDETGGFRAFIMWSYQSDHTQLKRELPTITKTSSNLYLRYLAVARLFLDNVPNIQSSWVTQGSYIGQMALLFGANDLGSTMMEENVVSAAGAKNQMNQEEMIKLIRDVGEKPAKRNTAYEILERYY, encoded by the coding sequence ATGACGATTCGTACCAATTCCGCACATAAACGTATGAGTATTGATGAGGCAGTAGAGCTTATTGAAAACGCTGATCTGAAAACCCTTGGGAAGATGGCACTCGCACGTAAAAAAGAGATGCATCCCAAAGGTGTCACTACTTTTGTTGTAGACAGAAATATCAACTATACGAATATTTGTTGGGTGGATTGTAAATTTTGTGCTTTTTATACACATGAGAAAAAAGAAGATGCGTACATTCTGAGTTTCGATGAAATAGACCAAAAGATAGATGAGCTCTTGGCTATAGGCGGGACACAGATACTCTTTCAAGGAGGCGTACACCCTAAACTGCAGATAGAGTGGTATGAAGACCTCGTTGAACATATCTCAAAGAAATACCCTCAAGTTACGATACACGGTTTTTCCTCCATCGAGATTGATTACATCGCCAACCGTTCAAAGATCAGTATCTCCGAAGTCCTGAGAAGATTGAAAGCAAAGGGGCTCAGTTCTATCCCTGGTGCGGGTGCCGAGATTCTTTCAGACAGGGTACGTGACATCATAGCACCTAAAAAACACGATAAAGATACATGGCTGGAAGTACACCGTCAGGCACATAAACTTGGTATCAAGTCTACGGCTACGATGATGTACGGTACGGTAGAGACAACCCGAGAGATCGTAGAGCATTGGGATTATATACGTCAGCTTCAGGATGAGACCGGAGGGTTCAGAGCCTTTATCATGTGGTCCTATCAAAGTGACCATACACAGCTGAAAAGAGAGTTGCCAACGATCACCAAGACCTCTTCCAATCTTTATCTTCGTTATTTGGCTGTTGCCAGACTTTTTTTGGATAATGTACCAAACATACAGAGTTCATGGGTGACACAGGGCTCTTACATAGGACAAATGGCCCTTCTTTTTGGCGCCAATGATCTGGGTTCAACGATGATGGAAGAAAACGTGGTTTCAGCAGCAGGGGCTAAAAATCAGATGAACCAGGAAGAGATGATAAAGCTCATTAGGGATGTGGGGGAAAAGCCTGCAAAACGTAATACCGCGTATGAGATATTAGAACGGTACTATTAA
- the nusB gene encoding transcription antitermination factor NusB, producing the protein MATRHQARTAVVGLLYAYDLGNENIGKFSDEILEEGKIRNKQKEFSDILFQGTIENLEMLDTKIKEHLKDWDYDAIGKVEKAIMRLGAYEILVAKTDKAIIINEAVELAKELADEKSPQFINGVLDALDKEK; encoded by the coding sequence ATGGCTACTAGACATCAGGCACGTACTGCTGTAGTGGGGCTACTTTATGCCTATGATCTGGGAAATGAGAATATAGGTAAGTTCTCAGATGAGATTTTGGAAGAGGGTAAGATCCGAAACAAGCAAAAAGAGTTTTCAGATATTCTTTTCCAAGGAACCATAGAAAATCTTGAAATGTTAGATACTAAAATCAAAGAGCATTTGAAAGATTGGGACTATGATGCCATAGGAAAAGTAGAAAAAGCGATCATGAGATTAGGAGCCTATGAGATCCTTGTCGCCAAAACAGATAAAGCCATTATCATCAATGAAGCCGTTGAATTGGCAAAAGAACTTGCAGATGAAAAGTCACCACAGTTTATCAATGGTGTTTTAGATGCATTGGATAAAGAGAAATAA
- the ribH gene encoding 6,7-dimethyl-8-ribityllumazine synthase, with amino-acid sequence MKIVEGQLSVDKSKKVAIINARFNHFITDRLVEGAKDAYARHGGNADELDLILVPGAFEIPFALDKALASGKYDAVCCLGAVIRGATPHFDYVSAEATKGVASVTLKHGKPATFGVLTVDSIEQAIERAGTKAGNKGAEAMVGLIELINLYSELD; translated from the coding sequence ATGAAAATCGTAGAAGGTCAATTATCGGTAGATAAGAGTAAAAAAGTAGCGATCATCAATGCAAGATTTAACCACTTCATTACAGATAGACTGGTAGAAGGGGCAAAGGATGCTTATGCAAGACATGGCGGAAATGCCGATGAGCTGGATCTTATCTTGGTACCGGGTGCATTTGAAATACCATTCGCACTGGATAAAGCATTGGCTTCTGGAAAATATGACGCAGTATGTTGTTTAGGTGCAGTGATCCGAGGTGCAACACCTCACTTTGATTATGTATCTGCAGAAGCAACCAAAGGTGTGGCATCAGTAACATTGAAACACGGTAAACCGGCAACATTCGGTGTACTTACAGTAGACAGCATCGAACAAGCTATAGAGAGAGCGGGTACCAAAGCAGGAAATAAAGGTGCTGAAGCGATGGTAGGACTGATCGAGCTCATTAACCTTTACAGTGAGCTTGACTAA